The following proteins come from a genomic window of Corynebacterium falsenii:
- a CDS encoding acyl carrier protein codes for MARDKGNETTHDQAGTEDLKHKLAAALSGHSHHGDRAGGSGSGAGQDGNGSIQPASDDVHGNVLQEIEAATGIEKEEIVDDKALGDDIGVDSLSLVDLSVRLEERFGVELSDDDVNDSTTVRDLVNLVQRKLDAK; via the coding sequence GGGACCGAGGATTTGAAGCACAAGCTGGCGGCCGCATTGTCCGGCCATAGCCACCACGGCGACCGCGCGGGCGGATCGGGATCGGGAGCTGGTCAGGACGGCAACGGGTCTATCCAGCCCGCCAGCGACGACGTCCATGGCAACGTCCTCCAGGAGATCGAGGCTGCCACGGGCATCGAGAAGGAGGAAATCGTCGACGACAAGGCGCTCGGCGATGACATTGGAGTGGATTCGCTCTCGCTCGTGGACCTGAGCGTGCGGCTGGAGGAGCGCTTCGGCGTGGAGCTCAGCGACGATGACGTCAACGACTCCACCACCGTGCGCGACCTCGTCAACCTCGTGCAGCGCAAGCTCGATGCAAAGTAA